The Sebastes fasciatus isolate fSebFas1 chromosome 13, fSebFas1.pri, whole genome shotgun sequence genome includes a region encoding these proteins:
- the stat3 gene encoding signal transducer and activator of transcription 3 isoform X2, giving the protein MAQWNQLQQLETRYLEQLYHLYSDSFPMELRQFLAPWIESQDWAYAANKESHATLVFHNLLGEIDQQYSRFLQENNVLYQHNLRRIKQHLQSKYLEKPMDIARIVARCLWEEQRLLQTATTAVQDGQAAHPTGTVVTEKQQILEHNLQDIRKRVQDMEQKMKMLENLQDDFDFNYKTLKSQGELSQDLNGNSQAAATRQKMAQLEQMLSALDQLRRQIVTEMGGLLTAMDYVQKNLTDEELADWKRRQQIACIGGPPNICLDRLETWITSLAESQLQIRQQIKKLEELQQKVSYKGDPIIQHRPALEEKIVDLFRNLMKSSFVVERQPCMPMHPDRPLVIKTGVQFTNKVRLLVKFPELNYQLKIKVCIDKESGDVAAIRGSRKFNILGTNTKVMNMEESNNGSLSAEFKHLTLREQRCGNGGRTNSDASLIVTEELHLITFETEVYHQGLKIDLETHSLPVVVISNICQMPNAWASILWYNMLTNHPKNVNFFTKPPVGTWDQVAEILSWQFSSTTKRGLTIEQLGTLAEKLLGPCVNYSGCQITWAKFCKENMAGKGFSFWVWLDNIIDLVKKYILALWNEGYIMGFISKERERAILSPKPPGTFLLRFSESSKEGGITFTWVEKDISGKTQMQSVEPYTKQQLNSMSFADIIMGYKIMDATNILVSPLVYLHPDIPKDEAFGKYCRPEAAPEPEMGGDSTNTIQPYLKTKFICVTPTNSGNTSDLFPMSPRTLDSLMHNETEANPAHLESLTLDMDVASPM; this is encoded by the exons ATGGCCCAGTGGAACCAGTTACAGCAGCTGGAGACCAGGTATCTGGAGCAGCTCTACCACTTATACAGCGACAGCTTCCCCATGGAGCTGCGGCAGTTCCTCGCCCCCTGGATCGAGAGTCAGGACTG GGCTTACGCTGCCAATAAGGAGTCACACGCCACGCTGGTGTTCCACAACCTCTTGGGAGAAATAGACCAGCAGTATAGCCGTTTCCTGCAGGAGAACAACGTACTCTACCAGCACAACCTGCGCAGGATTAAACAGCATCTGCAGAGCAAGTACTTGGAGAAGCCGATGGACATCGCCCGCATCGTTGCCCGCTGTCTGTGGGAGGAGCAACGACTGCTGCAGACCGCCACCACTGCTGTACAG GATGGCCAAGCAGCACATCCCACTGGGACAGTGGTGACAGAGAAGCAGCAGATTCTGGAGCACAACCTCCAGGACATCAGGAAGCGAGTGCAG gaCATGGAACAGAAGATGAAAATGCTGGAGAACTTGCAGGATGACTTTGACTTCAATTACAAGACATTGAAAAGTCAAGGAG AGTTGTCCCAGGACCTTAATGGGAATAGCCAAGCAGCTGCTACCAGACAGAAGATGGCTCAGCTCGAGCAGATGCTGAGCGCCCTGGACCAGCTGAGAAGG CAAATTGTGACAGAGATGGGTGGCTTGCTGACCGCCATGGATTACGTACAGAAGAACTTGACTGATGAAGAACTAGCAGATTGGAAGAGAAGGCAGCAAATTGCCTGTATTGGAGGTCCACCCAACATCTGCCTGGACCGCCTCGAAACATG GATCACATCCTTGGCTGAGTCCCAGCTCCAGATTCGTCAGCAGATCAAGAAGCTCGAGGAGCTTCAGCAGAAGGTGTCCTACAAAGGAGACCCCATCATCCAGCACCGGCCCGCCCTGGAGGAGAAGATTGTGGATTTGTTCAGAAACCTGATGAAGAG TTCTTTTGTGGTCGAGAGGCAGCCTTGTATGCCCATGCATCCAGACAGACCTCTGGTCATTAAAACAGGAGTGCAGTTCACAAATAAAGTGAG GTTACTGGTAAAGTTTCCTGAACTCAATTACCAGCTGAAAATTAAAGTTTGCATTGACaa gGAATCTGGGGATGTGGCTGCAATTCGAGG GTCACGAAAGTTTAACATCCTCGGTACCAACACAAAAGTTATGAACATGGAAGAATCCAACAATGGCAGCCTGTCAGCAGAGTTTAAACACTTG ACCCTGAGAGAACAGAGATGTGGTAATGGTGGCCGAACCAATAGTGAC GCCTCTCTGATTGTCACTGAGGAGCTCCATCTTATCACTTTTGAGACAGAAGTCTATCATCAAGGCCTGAAGATCGATCTGGAG ACACATTCTCTGCCTGTGGTCGTCATTTCGAACATCTGCCAGATGCCCAACGCCTGGGCTTCCATCCTGTGGTACAACATGCTCACCAACCACCCAAAG AATGTGAACTTCTTCACCAAGCCTCCGGTGGGGACGTGGGACCAGGTGGCTGAGATCCTCAGCTGGCAGTTCTCCTCCACCACCAAGCGAGGCCTGACCATTGAACAGCTCGGCACACTGGCTGAGAAATTACTAG GGCCGTGTGTCAACTACTCCGGCTGTCAGATCACTTGGGCCAAGTTCTGCAAG GAAAACATGGCTGGCAAAGGCTTCTCCTTCTGGGTGTGGCTGGACAACATCATTGACCTGGTGAAGAAGTATATCCTGGCACTGTGGAATGAAGG GTATATCATGGGCTTCATCAgtaaggagagggagagggccATCCTTAGTCCAAAACCTCCCGGTACTTTTCTGCTGCGCTTCAGTGAGAGCAGCAAGGAGGGCGGCATTACATTTACATGGGTAGAGAAAGACATCAGTg GCAAGACCCAGATGCAGTCAGTGGAGCCGTACACCAAGCAGCAGCTCAACAGCATGTCCTTCGCCGACATCATCATGGGCTACAAGATCATGGATGCCACCAACATCCTGGTTTCACCTCTCGTGTACCTCCACCCCGACATCCCCAAGGATGAAGCGTTTGGGAAATACTGCAGGCCAGAAGCAGCTCCTGAGCCGGAGATGGGAGGAGACTCTACGAATA CTATTCAGCCATACTTGAAGACAAAGTTCATCTGCGTTACCCC CACAAACTCTGGAAACACCAGTGACCTGTTCCCCATGTCGCCCCGTACCCTCGACTCCCTGATGCACAATGAAACTGAAGCTAATCCAGCACATTTGG AGTCACTTACGTTGGACATGGATGTAGCGTCACCAATGTGA
- the stat3 gene encoding signal transducer and activator of transcription 3 isoform X1, protein MAQWNQLQQLETRYLEQLYHLYSDSFPMELRQFLAPWIESQDWAYAANKESHATLVFHNLLGEIDQQYSRFLQENNVLYQHNLRRIKQHLQSKYLEKPMDIARIVARCLWEEQRLLQTATTAVQDGQAAHPTGTVVTEKQQILEHNLQDIRKRVQDMEQKMKMLENLQDDFDFNYKTLKSQGELSQDLNGNSQAAATRQKMAQLEQMLSALDQLRRQIVTEMGGLLTAMDYVQKNLTDEELADWKRRQQIACIGGPPNICLDRLETWITSLAESQLQIRQQIKKLEELQQKVSYKGDPIIQHRPALEEKIVDLFRNLMKSSFVVERQPCMPMHPDRPLVIKTGVQFTNKVRLLVKFPELNYQLKIKVCIDKESGDVAAIRGSRKFNILGTNTKVMNMEESNNGSLSAEFKHLTLREQRCGNGGRTNSDASLIVTEELHLITFETEVYHQGLKIDLETHSLPVVVISNICQMPNAWASILWYNMLTNHPKNVNFFTKPPVGTWDQVAEILSWQFSSTTKRGLTIEQLGTLAEKLLGPCVNYSGCQITWAKFCKENMAGKGFSFWVWLDNIIDLVKKYILALWNEGYIMGFISKERERAILSPKPPGTFLLRFSESSKEGGITFTWVEKDISGKTQMQSVEPYTKQQLNSMSFADIIMGYKIMDATNILVSPLVYLHPDIPKDEAFGKYCRPEAAPEPEMGGDSTNTIQPYLKTKFICVTPCPSVFMDLPDSDLLGNYNTNSGNTSDLFPMSPRTLDSLMHNETEANPAHLESLTLDMDVASPM, encoded by the exons ATGGCCCAGTGGAACCAGTTACAGCAGCTGGAGACCAGGTATCTGGAGCAGCTCTACCACTTATACAGCGACAGCTTCCCCATGGAGCTGCGGCAGTTCCTCGCCCCCTGGATCGAGAGTCAGGACTG GGCTTACGCTGCCAATAAGGAGTCACACGCCACGCTGGTGTTCCACAACCTCTTGGGAGAAATAGACCAGCAGTATAGCCGTTTCCTGCAGGAGAACAACGTACTCTACCAGCACAACCTGCGCAGGATTAAACAGCATCTGCAGAGCAAGTACTTGGAGAAGCCGATGGACATCGCCCGCATCGTTGCCCGCTGTCTGTGGGAGGAGCAACGACTGCTGCAGACCGCCACCACTGCTGTACAG GATGGCCAAGCAGCACATCCCACTGGGACAGTGGTGACAGAGAAGCAGCAGATTCTGGAGCACAACCTCCAGGACATCAGGAAGCGAGTGCAG gaCATGGAACAGAAGATGAAAATGCTGGAGAACTTGCAGGATGACTTTGACTTCAATTACAAGACATTGAAAAGTCAAGGAG AGTTGTCCCAGGACCTTAATGGGAATAGCCAAGCAGCTGCTACCAGACAGAAGATGGCTCAGCTCGAGCAGATGCTGAGCGCCCTGGACCAGCTGAGAAGG CAAATTGTGACAGAGATGGGTGGCTTGCTGACCGCCATGGATTACGTACAGAAGAACTTGACTGATGAAGAACTAGCAGATTGGAAGAGAAGGCAGCAAATTGCCTGTATTGGAGGTCCACCCAACATCTGCCTGGACCGCCTCGAAACATG GATCACATCCTTGGCTGAGTCCCAGCTCCAGATTCGTCAGCAGATCAAGAAGCTCGAGGAGCTTCAGCAGAAGGTGTCCTACAAAGGAGACCCCATCATCCAGCACCGGCCCGCCCTGGAGGAGAAGATTGTGGATTTGTTCAGAAACCTGATGAAGAG TTCTTTTGTGGTCGAGAGGCAGCCTTGTATGCCCATGCATCCAGACAGACCTCTGGTCATTAAAACAGGAGTGCAGTTCACAAATAAAGTGAG GTTACTGGTAAAGTTTCCTGAACTCAATTACCAGCTGAAAATTAAAGTTTGCATTGACaa gGAATCTGGGGATGTGGCTGCAATTCGAGG GTCACGAAAGTTTAACATCCTCGGTACCAACACAAAAGTTATGAACATGGAAGAATCCAACAATGGCAGCCTGTCAGCAGAGTTTAAACACTTG ACCCTGAGAGAACAGAGATGTGGTAATGGTGGCCGAACCAATAGTGAC GCCTCTCTGATTGTCACTGAGGAGCTCCATCTTATCACTTTTGAGACAGAAGTCTATCATCAAGGCCTGAAGATCGATCTGGAG ACACATTCTCTGCCTGTGGTCGTCATTTCGAACATCTGCCAGATGCCCAACGCCTGGGCTTCCATCCTGTGGTACAACATGCTCACCAACCACCCAAAG AATGTGAACTTCTTCACCAAGCCTCCGGTGGGGACGTGGGACCAGGTGGCTGAGATCCTCAGCTGGCAGTTCTCCTCCACCACCAAGCGAGGCCTGACCATTGAACAGCTCGGCACACTGGCTGAGAAATTACTAG GGCCGTGTGTCAACTACTCCGGCTGTCAGATCACTTGGGCCAAGTTCTGCAAG GAAAACATGGCTGGCAAAGGCTTCTCCTTCTGGGTGTGGCTGGACAACATCATTGACCTGGTGAAGAAGTATATCCTGGCACTGTGGAATGAAGG GTATATCATGGGCTTCATCAgtaaggagagggagagggccATCCTTAGTCCAAAACCTCCCGGTACTTTTCTGCTGCGCTTCAGTGAGAGCAGCAAGGAGGGCGGCATTACATTTACATGGGTAGAGAAAGACATCAGTg GCAAGACCCAGATGCAGTCAGTGGAGCCGTACACCAAGCAGCAGCTCAACAGCATGTCCTTCGCCGACATCATCATGGGCTACAAGATCATGGATGCCACCAACATCCTGGTTTCACCTCTCGTGTACCTCCACCCCGACATCCCCAAGGATGAAGCGTTTGGGAAATACTGCAGGCCAGAAGCAGCTCCTGAGCCGGAGATGGGAGGAGACTCTACGAATA CTATTCAGCCATACTTGAAGACAAAGTTCATCTGCGTTACCCC GTGTCCCTCCGTGTTCATGGACTTGCCGGACAGTGATCTGCTTGGGAACTACAA CACAAACTCTGGAAACACCAGTGACCTGTTCCCCATGTCGCCCCGTACCCTCGACTCCCTGATGCACAATGAAACTGAAGCTAATCCAGCACATTTGG AGTCACTTACGTTGGACATGGATGTAGCGTCACCAATGTGA